A genomic window from Myotis daubentonii chromosome 4, mMyoDau2.1, whole genome shotgun sequence includes:
- the KIF22 gene encoding kinesin-like protein KIF22 produces the protein MDMIGGAKRGVGHREIRIGEAGLRRQLRRREMAAATVGAGRCRLSKVGAVRRPPPARVRVAVRLRPFVDGTSGANDTPCVRGLDSYSLEIANWRNHQETLKYQFDAFYGERSSQQDIYAGSVQPILRHLLEGQNASVLAYGPTGAGKTHTMLGSPEQPGVIPRALMDLLQLTREEGAEGRPWALSVTMSYLEIYQEKVLDLLNPASGDLVIREDCRGNILIPGLTQKPITSFADFEQHFLPASRNRTVGPTRLNQRSSRSHAVLLVKVDQRERLAPFRQREGKLYLIDLAGSEDNRRTGNKGLRLKESGAINSSLFVLGKVVDALNQGLPRVPYRDSKLTRLLQDSLGGSAHSILIANIAPERCFYLDTVSALNFAARSKEVINRPFTNESLQLHVLAPVKLSQKELVGPPEAKKARGPEEEEIGNPEPLEPPASASQKFSSLQKLSSMDPAMLERLLSLDRLLGSRGTQGTPLLSTPKRERMVLMKTVEEKDLEIERLKLKQKELEAKVRAQETVDPKEKENCSPTMLRPLARRTVTVAKPLKKAVVIPLQLIQEQAESPNANIHILKKKSRKRKLEGLDATESKEKAEDCWELQISPELLAHGRQKILDMLNEGSARDLRSLQRIGQKKAQLIVGWRELHGPFSQVEDLERVKVMSGKQLESFLKANILGLAAGQYSSPS, from the exons ATGGACATGATTGGTGGAGCCAAGAGAGGGGTGGGGCACCGGGAAATTCGAATAGGAGAGGCGGGTctaaggaggcagctgaggcgACGCGAGATGGCGGCGGCGACCGTAG GAGCTGGTCGCTGTCGGCTAAGCAAGGTGGGAGCTGTCCGGCGCCCGCCTCCAGCTCGAGTAAGGGTGGCTGTGCGACTGAGGCCATTTGTAGATGGCACATCGGGAGCAAATGATACCCCCTGTGTACGGGGCCTGGACAGCTATTCTCTAGAGATTGCCAACTGGAGGAACCACCAGGAGACTCTCAAATACCA GTTTGATGCCTTCTATGGAGAGAGGAGTTCTCAGCAGGACATCTATGCAGGATCAGTGCAGCCCATCCTCAGGCATTTGCTGGAAGGGCAGAATGCCAGTGTGCTTGCCTATGGGCCCAcaggggcag GGAAGACGCACACaatgctgggcagcccagagcaACCTGGAGTGATTCCCCGGGCTCTCATGGACCTCCTACAGCTCACAAGGGAGGAGGGCGCTGAGGGCCGGCCATGGGCCCTCTCTGTCACTATGTCCTACTTAGAGATCTACCAGGAAAAG GTATTAGACCTCTTGAACCCTGCATCCGGAGACCTGGTGATCCGAGAAGACTGTCGAGGAAACATATTGATTCCAGGCCTCACGCAGAAGCCCATCACTAGCTTTGCTGATTTTGAGCAGCACTTCCTTCCAGCCAGTCGAAATCGGACTGTAGGACCCACTCGGCTCAATCAGCGCTCCTCCCGCAGTCATGCTGTGCTCCTGGTTAAG GTGGACCAGCGGGAACGCTTGGCCCCGTTTCGTCAGCGGGAGGGGAAACTCTATCTGATTGATTTGGCTGGCTCAGAGGATAACCGGCGTACAGGCAACAAAGGCCTAAGGCTGAAGGAGAGTGGAGCCATCAACTCCTCGCTCTTTGTTTTGGGCAAGGTGGTGGATGCGCTGAACCAGGGCCTCCCACGTGTGCCTTACCGGGACAGCAAGCTCACCCGCCTGTTGCAG GACTCTCTGGGTGGCTCAGCCCACAGCATCCTTATTGCCAACATTGCCCCCGAGAGATGCTTCTACCTAGACACAGTCTCTGCGCTCAATTTTGCTGCCAGGTCCAAGGAGGTGATCAACCGACCTTTTACCAATGAGAGCCTACAGCTTCATG TCTTGGCACCTGTTAAACTGTCTCAGAAAGAACTGGTAGGCCCTCCAGAGGCAAAGAAAGCCCGAGGCCCTGAGGAAGAGGAGATTGGGAATCCTGAGCCCCTTGAGCCTCCAGCCTCCGCTTCTCAGAAATTCAG CTCCCTACAGAAGCTAAGTAGCATGGACCCAGCCATGCTAGAGCGCCTCCTGAGCTTGGACCGTCTGCTGGGCTCCCGGGGAACCCAGGGGACCCCTCTGCTGAGCACCCCAAAGCGAGAGCGAATGGTGCTCATGAAGACAGTGGAGGAGAAGGATTTGGAGATTGAA AGGCTTAAGTTGAAGCAAAAAGAACTGGAAGCCAAGGTGCGGGCCCAGGAAACTGTGGacccaaaagagaaagagaattgcTCTCCCACAATGCTCCGACCTCTCGCCCGCCGCACAGTCACGGTGGCCAAGCCCCTCAAAAAGGCTGTGGTGATTCCCCTACAGCTGA TTCAGGAGCAAGCAGAATCCCCAAATGCCAACATCCATATCCTGAAGAAGAAAAGCCGCAAGAGAAAG TTGGAGGGCCTGGATGCCACCGAGTCCAAGGAAAAGGCTGAGGACTGCTGGGAGCTACAGATCAGCCCAGAGCTACTGGCCCATGGGCGCCAGAAAATACTAGACATGCTGAACGAGGGCTCAGCCCGCGACCTGCGCAGCTTGCAGCGCATTGGCCAGAAGA